Proteins encoded in a region of the Oncorhynchus clarkii lewisi isolate Uvic-CL-2024 chromosome 18, UVic_Ocla_1.0, whole genome shotgun sequence genome:
- the LOC139373175 gene encoding gem-associated protein 8-like has product MEEHCSIYSWFAHPVYGHYWQHYQQAMNWHQRHRQAYRKAWEAAYGPGYPQRYADWHGGEGGGRRAEETAKDHVEEDLEGGADDEEGDGESGSDSEIECDVSNMEITEELRQYFAQTERHKEELKKQQQLEAEQQDTYVLADQDMHRISWHGRSLPPSERPGERRGAEMKKLYGEDAAKVHGMETAMQLTFDRNCDKKQPKYWPVIPLKL; this is encoded by the exons ATG GAGGAGCATTGTAGCATCTACTCCTGGTTTGCCCACCCTGTGTATGGCCACTACTGGCAGCATTACCAGCAGGCTATGAACTGGCACCAGAGACACAGGCAGGCCTACAGAAAGGCCTGGGAGGCTGCCTATGGGCCAGGGTACCCCCAACGCTACGCAGACTGGCAtgggggagagggtggagggaggagagcagaggagactgCTAAGGACCATGTGGAAGAGGATTTGGAGGGGGGTGCAGATGACGAGGAGGGGGACGGGGAAAGTGGCTCGGACAGCGAAATCGAATGTGATGTCAGCAACATGGAGATCACAGAGGAGCTGCGCCAGTATTTTGCCCAGACTGAGCGGCACAAGGAGGagctca agaagcagcagcagctggaGGCAGAGCAGCAGGATACTTACGTGTTGGCCGACCAGGACATGCACAGAATTTCCTGGCACGGCAGGTCGCTGCCCCCCTCTGAGCGGCCGGGCGAGCGCCGAGGCGCTGAGATGAAGAAGCTGTACGGGGAAGACGCGGCAAAGGTCCATGGTATGGAGACGGCCATGCAGCTCACCTTCGACAGAAACTGTGACAAGAAACAGCCCAAATACTGGCCCGTCATCCCTCTAAAACTGTAG